A portion of the bacterium genome contains these proteins:
- a CDS encoding sigma-54 dependent transcriptional regulator — protein MRAHLLIVDDEEGVRESFRMALQDQYALTFAADARSALKELKRSGFDLCLLDIMLPDGSGLDLLEQVKRRDPDIEVIMVTALQGVETARTAMKGKARDYITKPFRVDDLLELIPQVLARRKGTGDAQTEGLLRAEWRGGLGADLSGTARSGKAVWIVGEPGTGIEEAAREVHRSGPGARGPFVRLECGSIGEGALERELFGVEKKGKASQVGKVEFAQGGSLFLVDADKLPEELQTRLARALSPQALGRPDVRLIASGPQGPKARTENGGIIEEFGALFGDPVTLAPLRKRAAEVPAMVQRYLERSGSKVREAGKDVLDFLARYPWPGNLTELEGCLETMVRFAADGTLTLEDVPLDMLLRQAELDPAKGPVRHILKKVSRQFERKYIRRVLERTRGNQTQAAKTLGLHRNTLILKLKELKLEADYQRIVRTRRESRAGFRQP, from the coding sequence ATGCGCGCACACCTATTGATCGTGGACGATGAGGAGGGGGTCCGGGAATCCTTCCGGATGGCCCTCCAGGACCAATATGCCCTGACCTTCGCCGCCGACGCCCGTTCCGCCTTGAAGGAACTGAAACGCAGCGGTTTCGACCTCTGTCTTTTGGACATCATGCTCCCCGACGGGTCCGGGTTGGACCTGCTCGAACAGGTCAAACGGCGGGACCCGGACATCGAGGTCATCATGGTGACGGCGCTCCAGGGCGTCGAAACGGCCCGGACGGCCATGAAGGGCAAGGCGCGGGATTACATCACCAAGCCTTTCCGGGTGGACGACCTGTTGGAACTGATCCCCCAGGTGCTGGCACGGCGCAAGGGGACGGGGGACGCACAGACCGAGGGTCTCCTGCGGGCGGAGTGGAGGGGCGGCCTGGGCGCCGACCTGTCCGGGACGGCCCGGTCCGGCAAGGCGGTCTGGATCGTCGGTGAGCCCGGGACGGGGATCGAGGAAGCGGCCCGGGAGGTCCATCGATCCGGTCCCGGGGCCAGGGGGCCTTTCGTCCGTTTGGAATGCGGTTCGATCGGGGAAGGGGCCCTGGAGAGGGAACTGTTCGGGGTCGAGAAGAAGGGGAAGGCGTCCCAGGTCGGCAAGGTGGAGTTCGCCCAGGGCGGGTCCTTGTTCCTGGTGGACGCGGACAAGCTGCCCGAAGAACTGCAGACCCGCCTGGCCCGGGCCCTGTCCCCGCAGGCCCTGGGCCGGCCCGACGTCCGGCTGATCGCCTCGGGGCCCCAAGGACCGAAGGCCCGCACGGAAAATGGGGGGATCATCGAGGAGTTCGGCGCCCTTTTCGGCGATCCGGTGACCCTGGCCCCTTTACGGAAAAGGGCGGCCGAGGTCCCCGCCATGGTGCAGCGTTACCTGGAACGGTCCGGTTCCAAGGTCCGGGAGGCCGGGAAGGATGTGCTGGATTTCCTGGCCCGTTATCCCTGGCCCGGGAACCTGACGGAACTGGAAGGATGCCTGGAGACCATGGTCCGTTTCGCGGCCGACGGGACCTTGACCCTGGAGGACGTGCCTTTGGACATGCTGCTTAGGCAGGCGGAACTGGACCCGGCCAAGGGACCGGTCCGGCACATCCTCAAGAAGGTGAGCCGCCAGTTCGAGCGCAAATATATCCGGCGGGTCCTGGAGCGCACCCGGGGGAACCAGACCCAGGCGGCCAAGACCCTGGGGCTCCACCGCAATACCCTGATCCTCAAGCTCAAGGAACTGAAACTGGAAGCGGACTACCAGAGGATCGTGCGGACCCGCCGTGAATCCCGCGCCGGTTTCCGGCAACCGTGA
- a CDS encoding HAMP domain-containing sensor histidine kinase, which translates to MRPKARAQKRPSPEALAFQDAARLHEIRNHLTALSVSAQMFPRKKDDPVFLGSFEKLLTRETDRLLELVRCFMDRTRPELEPKVPVDWGCLMERVLGLMAPVFQEKGTKLETGPLPALRIKGRECQLESLALNLVRNALESAGRGGTVRISNRREGRSLEFQVWNDGPSIPRELWEEIFKPYFSTKRDGTGMGLAICRWVVRNHGGDLRVESSAAGTSFRARLPLGVGRKPKGKGRK; encoded by the coding sequence GTGAGGCCCAAGGCCCGGGCCCAGAAAAGGCCCTCCCCGGAGGCCCTGGCCTTCCAGGACGCCGCCCGACTGCATGAGATCCGCAATCATTTGACGGCCTTGAGCGTTTCGGCCCAGATGTTCCCCCGCAAGAAGGACGATCCGGTCTTCCTGGGAAGTTTCGAGAAGCTCCTGACCCGGGAAACGGACCGATTGCTGGAATTGGTCCGGTGCTTCATGGATCGCACCCGTCCCGAACTGGAACCGAAGGTCCCGGTGGATTGGGGATGCCTGATGGAGCGGGTCCTGGGGCTGATGGCCCCGGTCTTCCAGGAAAAAGGAACGAAGCTCGAGACGGGCCCCCTCCCGGCGCTCAGGATCAAGGGGCGGGAATGTCAGTTGGAGAGCCTGGCCCTCAACCTGGTGCGCAATGCCCTGGAGTCGGCGGGCCGGGGCGGGACGGTCCGGATCTCGAACCGGCGGGAGGGACGGTCCCTGGAGTTCCAGGTCTGGAACGACGGGCCGTCCATTCCCCGGGAACTTTGGGAGGAGATCTTCAAGCCCTATTTCTCGACCAAGCGGGATGGGACGGGCATGGGACTGGCCATTTGCCGCTGGGTGGTGCGGAACCACGGGGGGGACCTGCGGGTCGAATCCTCCGCCGCGGGGACATCCTTCCGGGCCCGGCTTCCCCTGGGTGTGGGCCGGAAACCCAAAGGAAAGGGCCGAAAGTAA
- a CDS encoding substrate-binding domain-containing protein, whose amino-acid sequence MRRHFRFLFLTPFFFLLAWGHEGPRVLVRVVGGEHPSILLDRIKSALGSQNASLAEGSQQAQAVVFAGEVREEVRAMEKGIPVLSLHRPLPGGPQDFLIAYDPRKEGEAQAKGVLARAPQGLYLLAGTAGKDWFRQEFREGQRGALKAAVARGDIRLSTRSRDLSKAAAVLTFGGADAQDWAGKIAQAGQKDRIVLGTVGQDLGTCRAIASGRPWVSVYESPVKLAEEAAYLAVKAARKAKTFDCQFVEVPHGKGTVRTVLLTPKVVDASNLERTVIQDGVWTREEVFGGVK is encoded by the coding sequence ATGCGGCGTCATTTCCGTTTCCTCTTTTTAACGCCTTTCTTCTTCCTCCTGGCTTGGGGCCACGAGGGGCCCCGGGTCTTGGTCCGGGTGGTCGGCGGGGAACACCCTTCGATCCTCCTGGATCGTATCAAGTCCGCGCTGGGTTCCCAGAACGCTTCCTTGGCGGAGGGGTCCCAGCAAGCCCAGGCGGTGGTCTTCGCCGGCGAGGTCCGGGAGGAAGTCCGCGCGATGGAAAAAGGGATCCCGGTCCTGTCCCTTCACCGGCCCCTTCCCGGCGGTCCCCAGGATTTCCTGATCGCCTATGATCCCCGAAAAGAGGGCGAGGCCCAAGCGAAAGGGGTCCTCGCCCGTGCTCCCCAAGGTCTTTATCTTTTGGCCGGAACGGCGGGAAAGGACTGGTTCCGTCAGGAGTTCCGGGAAGGCCAACGGGGGGCCCTGAAGGCGGCGGTCGCCCGGGGGGATATCCGTCTCAGCACCCGGTCCCGGGACCTTTCCAAGGCGGCGGCGGTCCTGACCTTCGGGGGCGCGGATGCGCAGGATTGGGCCGGGAAGATCGCCCAAGCGGGGCAAAAGGACCGGATCGTCCTGGGGACGGTGGGCCAGGATCTGGGGACCTGCCGCGCCATCGCCTCCGGCCGGCCCTGGGTGAGCGTTTACGAATCCCCCGTCAAATTGGCCGAGGAAGCGGCCTACCTGGCGGTCAAGGCCGCCCGGAAGGCCAAGACCTTCGATTGCCAATTCGTGGAAGTCCCCCATGGAAAAGGGACGGTCCGGACGGTCCTTTTGACCCCGAAGGTTGTGGATGCCTCGAATTTGGAAAGAACGGTCATCCAAGATGGGGTTTGGACCAGGGAAGAGGTCTTCGGAGGGGTGAAGTGA
- a CDS encoding response regulator, with translation MENFYDYKKYKILYVDDEEKSLKYFREIFGEKFTILTAPSPQEGLKLLNENLDSIGLFMTDQRMPGEKGVQLLEKARQSNPRIMRVLVTAYSDLETAIDAVNTGAIYKYVTKPWDIPQLEVTLRRGLEFFMVQSERDQLMREKISALHSIMMTDRILSLGVLAAGLGHHIRNSMVAVKTFLDLTPKRMEEEQIDLNRLRNPDFWKDYYQKVQGQMDKVVSLLGDLWETSNRPLPSYNDKVRLDQVLADALQAAQGDLTARKVQVENQVPGGLPELTVDKAKFQRLFEMLLKDEAVSLPAGSKVKIKASVVGPKEGPAEVLVELEDNGPGIPEDGLRSLFDPFFTRSGSPQEFGIYLMSCFFIVYHHGGRITVKNRAEGGTHFGLAFPVAPPTAAALNEERDLMAKILVNESLWEKLLAGN, from the coding sequence ATGGAGAATTTCTACGACTACAAGAAATACAAGATCCTCTACGTGGACGACGAGGAGAAATCCCTCAAGTATTTCCGGGAGATCTTCGGGGAGAAGTTCACGATCCTCACGGCCCCCAGCCCCCAGGAGGGCCTCAAGCTCCTGAACGAGAACCTGGATTCGATCGGCCTCTTCATGACCGACCAGCGCATGCCCGGCGAGAAGGGGGTCCAACTGCTGGAAAAGGCCCGCCAATCCAATCCCCGCATCATGCGGGTGCTGGTCACGGCCTATTCGGACCTGGAGACCGCCATCGACGCGGTCAATACGGGCGCCATCTACAAGTACGTGACCAAGCCCTGGGACATCCCCCAACTGGAAGTGACCTTGCGGCGCGGCCTGGAGTTCTTCATGGTCCAGTCCGAAAGGGACCAGCTGATGCGCGAGAAGATCTCCGCCCTTCATTCCATCATGATGACCGACCGCATCCTGAGCCTGGGGGTGCTGGCGGCGGGCCTGGGGCACCATATCCGTAATTCCATGGTGGCGGTGAAGACCTTCCTGGACCTGACCCCCAAGCGCATGGAGGAGGAACAGATCGACCTGAACCGCCTGCGCAATCCGGATTTCTGGAAGGATTACTACCAGAAGGTCCAGGGCCAGATGGACAAGGTCGTCTCCCTCCTGGGGGACCTGTGGGAGACCTCCAACCGGCCCCTGCCCAGCTACAACGACAAGGTCCGCCTGGACCAGGTGCTGGCGGACGCCCTCCAGGCCGCCCAGGGGGACCTGACGGCCCGGAAGGTGCAGGTGGAGAACCAAGTCCCCGGGGGGCTCCCGGAGTTGACCGTGGACAAGGCGAAGTTCCAGCGCCTCTTCGAGATGCTCCTCAAGGACGAGGCGGTGTCGCTCCCCGCGGGGTCCAAGGTCAAGATCAAGGCCTCGGTGGTCGGCCCCAAGGAAGGGCCCGCCGAGGTCCTGGTGGAACTGGAGGACAACGGACCCGGGATCCCGGAGGACGGGCTGCGGTCCCTGTTCGACCCCTTCTTCACCCGCAGCGGCAGCCCCCAGGAGTTCGGCATCTACCTGATGTCCTGTTTCTTCATCGTCTACCACCACGGCGGGCGGATCACCGTTAAGAACCGGGCGGAGGGCGGGACCCACTTCGGCCTGGCCTTCCCGGTCGCCCCGCCGACCGCGGCCGCCTTGAACGAGGAAAGGGACCTGATGGCCAAGATCCTGGTCAACGAATCGCTCTGGGAAAAGCTCCTGGCGGGGAATTGA
- a CDS encoding NrsF family protein, translating into MTRPSSHNQASLSQAQRLLVEKLVAGNRPRRPVPSLWVQWLVWLVFAAGVSAFVLSLIGPQFEIVDRLQEPASGGFLALAFLLSGVCAWMGIASSLPGREPGPIAKTVTLLLVLVLFALPFLFFGQDSLAEVWTTNWSDGWFCARTVVLVAIPSWVLLGFLASGNASFHPGWTGTWLGASSFLLGTGTIQMHCARWQTCHILVDHLLPMLALIFVPIWLGSYWFSRWRK; encoded by the coding sequence ATGACGCGTCCATCCTCCCACAACCAGGCTTCCCTCTCCCAGGCCCAAAGGCTCCTGGTGGAAAAACTCGTGGCCGGGAACCGCCCCCGGCGCCCGGTCCCTTCCCTGTGGGTCCAGTGGCTGGTCTGGCTGGTCTTCGCGGCGGGGGTCTCGGCCTTCGTCCTGAGCCTGATCGGACCCCAATTCGAGATCGTGGACCGGCTCCAGGAGCCCGCCTCCGGCGGTTTCCTCGCCCTGGCCTTCCTGCTTTCGGGGGTCTGCGCCTGGATGGGCATCGCTTCCAGCCTTCCCGGCCGGGAACCGGGGCCGATCGCCAAGACCGTCACGCTCCTGCTGGTCCTGGTCCTCTTCGCCCTTCCCTTCCTGTTCTTCGGGCAGGACAGCCTGGCCGAGGTCTGGACCACCAACTGGTCCGACGGGTGGTTCTGCGCCCGCACGGTGGTGTTGGTCGCCATCCCTTCCTGGGTCCTGCTGGGGTTCCTGGCCTCGGGGAACGCTTCCTTTCATCCGGGTTGGACGGGGACCTGGCTGGGGGCCTCTTCTTTCCTATTAGGAACGGGGACCATCCAGATGCATTGCGCCCGCTGGCAGACCTGCCACATCCTGGTGGATCATCTCCTGCCCATGCTGGCCCTGATCTTCGTGCCTATCTGGCTGGGGAGCTATTGGTTCTCGAGGTGGCGGAAATAG